The proteins below are encoded in one region of Sphingobacterium sp. R2:
- a CDS encoding Ku protein — protein sequence MRAIWTGAIGFGLVNIPIKLYSATESASLDLDMLDRKDLANIKFKRVNENTGKEVKWDNIVKGYFIKDHYVILEDADFEDASPEKTKLINLHAFIKVADIDSVYFETPYYLEPQKGGEKAYQLLIKALQKTKMAGLGSFVMRNVEHLAIIKPYKNALVLNKIRYQQEIRALDELKLPNKVKIQKAEMDMATQLIEQHSKSFDISSYKNEYMDDLLKIIKQKDKGKRPTIRKMKVNHTNADNLLAKLKASLG from the coding sequence ATGCGTGCAATTTGGACTGGAGCTATTGGTTTTGGTTTGGTCAATATCCCAATAAAATTATACAGTGCAACTGAAAGTGCCTCCTTAGATTTAGATATGCTCGATAGGAAAGATTTAGCCAATATCAAATTTAAGCGCGTAAACGAAAACACTGGCAAAGAGGTGAAATGGGACAATATTGTCAAAGGGTATTTTATAAAAGACCATTATGTTATTTTGGAAGATGCAGATTTCGAAGATGCAAGTCCAGAAAAAACAAAATTGATCAATTTGCATGCGTTTATAAAGGTAGCGGATATTGATAGTGTATATTTTGAGACACCCTATTATTTAGAACCGCAAAAAGGTGGTGAAAAGGCTTACCAACTCTTGATAAAAGCGCTCCAAAAAACAAAAATGGCCGGTTTAGGATCTTTCGTTATGCGAAACGTTGAACACCTAGCAATCATAAAGCCTTATAAAAACGCATTAGTATTGAATAAAATCCGTTATCAACAAGAGATCAGAGCGCTCGATGAACTAAAACTACCGAATAAAGTAAAAATTCAAAAAGCAGAAATGGATATGGCAACACAATTGATTGAACAACATAGCAAATCTTTTGATATTAGTAGCTATAAAAATGAATATATGGACGACCTTTTAAAAATAATTAAACAAAAAGATAAGGGTAAACGACCAACCATTCGAAAGATGAAAGTTAATCATACTAATGCGGATAATTTGCTTGCAAAACTTAAAGCTAGTTTAGGTTAA